In the Quercus lobata isolate SW786 chromosome 5, ValleyOak3.0 Primary Assembly, whole genome shotgun sequence genome, one interval contains:
- the LOC115990845 gene encoding uncharacterized protein LOC115990845, translating to MVIFWKEDFDLSFETFSKNHIDTIVNKNKDDEWRFRGFYGGPNTQNRHEAWARLKSLKARGSAPWICAGDFNEITKQSEKRGGRIRPHGQMQAFREVLDECGFFDLGFVGSEFTWHKHFADYTVWERLDRAVATSDWLALFPDTKIYHLEADASDHRPILIVPDGMNCSQQRPFRFEQMWLTEQGCSNTVQAVWQRDNGENEVLKVIRKVDECGKELTKWSRNCFKNVRKELEKTRKLLAKAELVAMNGGSNKRMKYLEKQILTLLDREAKMWAQRSKVQWLRDGDKNTRFFHSKAMQRRRRNYIKGLYDENGQWCTHPSHVTDTVVQFYQKLFTSCAPVDFEEILEQIPTKVTEDMNVELLKEFTADEVENALKQLAPLKSPGPDGMPPLFYQGYWSLVGPEVLANRLKQIMPQLVSDHQSAFMADRLISDNIMVAFETLHYMRNHSSGNTGYMALKLDMSKAYDRVEWPYIEKLMRKMGFAEAWRIVLSSAGQKKASVRSYEGASGQQINRDKTTLFFSKSTSQDMQDKIKTALGVPVVQQYEKYLGLPSFIGRRKKESFDNIKQRVWKKLQGWEGKLLSQAGREILIKAVAQALPTYAMSCFKLPIGLCHDIESLVKKFFWGQRGESRKVHWTKWEELCKPKTQGGMGFKDLSRFNDALLAKQTWRLLHDKTSLFYRVFKAKYFPNCTIMEATNPNSASYAWKSITKGREVIKRGAVWRIGDGCSVSIWGSRWLPAKHSPKIISPCTGALADAKVSALLDVENRAWKEDVLEENLLSFEAEMIKKIPLSHTDQTDTLTWPFTPTGEYTVKSGYTFFQQEYQSSQPGQSDPESLKPLWKSIWSLQVPNNRDLTLFSMVAWAIWNRRNNLHLGKPAAPLNELIPQAQDRMREFKLYNFSTIIPVGRPPTNWQAPSSNIYKVNFDGAQFAVENSAGLGVVIRNSEGQVMLSLSEKTTLPFTAIEVEAMAARRALKLALETGF from the exons ATGGTAATTTTCTGGAAAGAGGATTTTGACTTAAGCTttgaaactttctcaaaaaatcaTATAGATACAATTGTGAATAAGAACAAGGATGATGAATGGAGATTTCGAGGATTTTATGGAGGACCTAATACACAGAATAGACATGAGGCATGGGCTCGGTTGAAGAGTTTGAAAGCAAGGGGATCTGCACCTTGGATTTGTGCGGGAGACTTTAATGAGATAACAAAACAATCAGAGAAAAGGGGAGGTAGAATTCGACCACATGGGCAAATGCAAGCTTTTAGAGAGGTACTTGATGAATGTGGCTTTTTTGATTTGGGATTTGTGGGGTCAGAATTTACATGGCATAAGCACTTTGCGGATTACACAGTGTGGGAGCGCCTTGATAGAGCTGTGGCAACTTCAGACTGGCTGGCTTTATTTCCGGATACCAAAATCTATCACTTGGAGGCAGATGCATCTGATCATAGACCTATTTTGATTGTACCGGATGGGATGAATTGTTCACAACAAAGACCGTTTAGATTCGAGCAGATGTGGCTGACTGAACAAGGCTGCTCGAACACAGTACAAGCTGTGTGGCAGCGGGACAATGGGGAAAATGAGGTTTTAAAGGTGATACGTAAGGTGGATGAGTGTGGGAAGGAGCTGACCAAATGGAGTAGAAATTGTTTCAAAAATGTGAGGAAAGAATTGGAAAAAACAAGGAAGTTATTGGCAAAAGCAGAGCTGGTTGCGATGAATGGGGGCAGCAACAAAAGGATGAAATACTTAGAAAAACAAATCCTTACACTCCTTGACCGTGAGGCAAAAATGTGGGCTCAAAGATCCAAAGTGCAATGGCTTCGTGATGGTGACAAGAACACTCGCTTTTTCCATAGTAAAGCAatgcaaagaagaagaagaaattacatCAAAGGGTTATATGATGAAAATGGTCAATGGTGCACTCACCCAAGCCATGTGACTGATACTGTAGTCCAATTTTATCAAAAACTTTTTACCTCCTGTGCACCGGTGGACTTTGAGGAGATTTTGGAGCAGATACCTACAAAAGTTACAGAAGACATGAATGTGGAGTTGCTAAAGGAGTTTACTGCAGATGAGGTTGAAAATGCTTTAAAGCAGTTAGCACCCTTAAAATCCCCTGGCCCTGACGGTATGCCACCACTTTTTTACCAAGGATATTGGTCTTTGGTAGGTCCCGAG GTGTTGGCAAACAGGTTGAAACAAATTATGCCACAGCTTGTCTCTGATCATCAAAGTGCTTTCATGGCGGATCGGTTAATTTCAGACAACATCATGGTGGCGTTTGAGACTCTACACTACATGAGAAATCACTCATCAGGTAACACAGGGTATATGGCTTTGAAGTTGGACATGAGTAAGGCATACGATAGGGTGGAGTGGCCATACATTGAGAAACTGATGCGGAAAATGGGTTTTGCAGAGGCATGG AGGATAGTCTTATCTTCTGCAGGGCAAAAGAAAGCGAGTGTTAGAAGTtatgaaggtgcatcagggcaGCAAATAAATAGAGACAAAACCACTCTATTTTTCAGTAAATCAACCTCTCAAGATATGCAAGACAAAATCAAAACCGCTCTTGGAGTGCCTGTGGTGCAGCAATATGAAAAGTACTTGGGCCTACCATCTTTCATTGGtcgaagaaaaaaagagagcttTGACAATATCAAGCAAAGGGTGTGGAAAAAATTGCAAGGGTGGGAAGGGAAATTACTGTCTCAGGCGGGAAGGGAGATTCTAATCAAGGCAGTGGCACAAGCTTTGCCTACTTACGCGATGTCGTGTTTCAAGCTACCAATCGGATTGTGCCATGATATTGAGTCTTTggttaaaaaatttttttggggtcaaagaGGAGAGAGCAGAAAGGTCCATTGGACAAAGTGGGAGGAGCTTTGCAAACCAAAGACACAAGGGGGGATGGGTTTCAAAGATCTTTCAAGATTCAATGATGCATTACTCGCAAAGCAAACTTGGAGACTCTTGCATGATAAAACCTCACTGTTTTATAGAGTTTTCAAAGCCAAGTATTTTCCCAACTGCACAATCATGGAAGCCACAAATCCGAACTCAGCCTCATATGCATGGAAAAGCATAACTAAGGGCAGGGAAGTAATAAAGAGGGGTGCGGTTTGGAGGATTGGAGATGGATGTTCAGTTTCAATTTGGGGTTCACGTTGGTTGCCTGCAAAGCACTCCCCAAAAATTATCTCACCATGTACAGGAGCTTTGGCTGATGCTAAAGTTAGTGCTCTTTTGGATGTTGAAAATAGAGCTTGGAAAGAAGATGTGCTAGAGGAAAATCTACTGAGTTTTGAAGCGGAGATGATCAAAAAAATCCCCTTGAGCCACACGGACCAGACAGACACCCTCACCTGGCCTTTCACCCCTACTGGGGAGTACACGGTCAAGTCAGGGTACACTTTTTTCCAACAAGAGTACCAGTCATCTCAACCTGGTCAATCTGATCCGGAGTCTCTAAAACCTCTCTGGAAGTCTATATGGAGTTTACAGGTTCCGA ATAACAGGGACCTAACACTCTTCTCCATGGTGGCGTGGGCAATCTGGAACCGGAGAAATAACCTTCACCTCGGAAAACCAGCAGCTCCACTCAACGAGCTGATACCTCAAGCCCAAGATAGGATGCGTGAATTCAAGCTCTACAACTTCTCAACCATCATCCCAGTAGGCCGACCACCAACCAATTGGCAAGCACCGAGCAGCAACATTTACAAAGTAAATTTCGATGGCGCTCAGTTTGCAGTAGAAAATAGCGCCGGCTTGGGAGTGGTTATCCGCAACTCAGAGGGCCAAGTCATGCTCTCTCTTTCGGAAAAAACCACACTTCCCTTTACAGCTATCGAAGTTGAAGCAATGGCAGCAAGGAGGGCTTTGAAGCTAGCACTAGAGACCGGTTTTTAG